CCAGCAATTTGATTGTTAAGGATGGTGGCATTCGTGGCTTGACCTTAATTCTCACGCAAATGAATCAGATTCATACGAGTGAGACCACGGTGGTTGCCGAAGCCGGGGCTGCTTTGATTACAACGACTAAGGCGGCTTGTCAAGCGCACCTGACTGGTCTCGAATTTGCAGCTGGGATCCCTGGCAGTATTGGCGGTGCCGTCTTCATGAACGCCGGTGCTTACGGTGGTGAGATGAGTGAAGTTATCGCCGAAGTCACCGTAATCACGCCTGCTGGTCAGCTAAAGACGTTGACGAATGCGGCACTTAACTTTGGCTATCGACACAGTACCATTCAAGATTATGATGATATTGTAGTCAATGCGACGTTTAATTTAAAAGCCGGCAATCAAGCCCAAATCCAAGCCCGTATGGATGAATTAAATACGTTACGAGCAGCGAAACAGCCGTTAGAGTGGCCTTCTTGTGGGAGTGTTTTTAAGCGACCAACGGGTTACTTTACTGGTAAACTGATTCATGATGCGGGGCTACAAGGGACCCGGGTTGGCGGTGCTGAAGTTTCTAAAAAGCACGCTGGTTTCATCATTAATGTTGATCATGCGACGGCGACTGATTATTTGAACATGATTCATCATATTCAGGCCGTCGTATTTAAAAAGTTTGGCGTCCATCTCGAACCCGAAGTTCGGATCATTGGAGAAGACGCTTAGTTGAAGTCAATTGAACAAAGGAGGCAACCACTTAGATGCCGATCATCGAACTAGTGATTCTATTGGCATGTTTAGTGCTGCTGTCGAACGTATTGAGCCACTATCTAGTCGCAATTCCCGTCAGTTTAATTCAAGTCGGGCTGGGTCTGGGAGTGGCTTTATTATTAAATGTACAAGTCAAACTGCAAACGGACTGGTTTATGCTCGTGTTCATTGCACCGATGCTGTACAACGATGGCAGACAGTTCCCGAAGCAAGAGTTATGGAAATTACGAGGCGCAATTTTTGCGAATGCAATCGTACTCGTCTTTATCACAACGATTCTAGGGGGCTTCTTAATACATGTCCTCATTCCAACCATCCCCTTGGCCGTTAGTATCGCCTTGGCAGCGATTCTATCACCTACCGATCCGGTGGCGGTCCAATCAATTTCTGAAGGGGTCAAGTTACCAAAGGATATCTTACATTTAGTCAGTGGCGAAAGCCTAATTAATGACGCTAGCGGCCTAATTGGCTTTAAGTATGCCTTGGCGGCGGCAGTGACCGGGAGTTTTGCCATTGGTAAAGCGGTCGGTGACTTTTTCTACATTAGTCTAGTTGGCCTGGCAGTCGGTTTGGCACTAATTACGTTGATTCAAGTTATTCGCGATGTTTTGCGACGTGAAGGAATTAATGACACGGTTTTCAACGTGGTGCTACAAATTTTGACGCCCTTTGCCATTTACTTCATTGCTGAAGACTGGTTCCAAGCATCCGGGGTTGTAGCGGTAGTTGCCGCTGGTGTCTTAGCACATATTCAGAATTCCCATGAAGCTGAAGACGCGCCAGAACTACGCTTAGTAACCGAAAAAGTCTGGAATATTATTGTGTACTTATTAAATGGGATTGTGTTTCTCATTTTGGGCATTGAGCTCCCCGTCGCAACTAAAGGCACGATTGAAGGGACCCATACAAATACGTTCCATGCTATTTTTGATGTGCTGATTGTGTGGGGTATTCTGTTGCTGATTCGAGTGGCATGGACTTATGGGTACATGTTATTTAGCTGGTTACGTAATCGTGCTAAAACCAAGCCCAGTGTTCGAATTGCAACCTTGTCTGGTCTATCAGGCGTGCGGGGCGCAATTACGATGGCGGGGGTCTTCACGATTCCCACGGTTATTGCCAATGGCGATGCCTTTCCTGAACGGGCATTAGTGTTGTTTATTGCCGCCGGGGTCATCATTTTAAGTCTGGTTTCAGCCGCTGGGATTTTACCATTAATGGCAGCCAAGTCCTTGCCGTTTATGACGCGTGGTTCGAGTTTAGATGAAGATGATGGTGTGATTGTCACTGATGATAATGAGACGGATGCTCCTGATGAAGTCAAGCCGCAGCAAGTGTCTTATAAGCAGGCCCGGATTTATGTGTTACGATTAGCAGTTCAAAATATTGAAGAGCATCGGCGCGCGGAAAATCAACGAGCAGCATATGATTTGATTTTAGATCAACAATTTCAAATTCGGCGGTTAGAAGTGGCGTCACAAACGGCGGATGAACTGCAACCGATGCTCACCGATGAGATGCAACTACGCTTAGTGGCTTTAGCCGGGGAACGCCAAGCTGTTAAGGAAATGTTAGCGCATGGTGAGACATCGAAGCTAGCGGCCAGAGCGTATTTACGGCGAATTGATGAACGGGAACAACGCTTGTCACAAACGATTCATCGTCCGGGATTACCTACCTTACGGACGTTACGAATTCTCTACAATCGCGCCGTGCAAGGGTTCCGCTTGTGGATTGCCCCCGCTGATAGCGATAAATTACGCGCTGAACAATTAGAGATTCAACGGGTTGCCTCAAAAGCAGCCATTAAAACCTTATCGCAGTATTTAAAGCAAGCGAATGTTGATGAGCAGCAATTTGATCAGCAAGCCTTGTATCATTTGATTGTGAATTATCGGAACCGAATTGAAAATGCCAAGGCTGATCATAGCTTGTCACGTGCTGATTATGAACGGCAACGGCAAACATTACGTATTAAAAGCCTTGGTGCTGAACGAGCCGGTGTGCAGCACTTATTGGAGAGTGGGCAGATTAGTTTACGGACGGCATCGAAGTTGCGTCAATTTATTAATTATTCCGAAAATCTACTGATGTTAAATGATATTGAAGCGGATGATGAGTAATTATCTGGTGTATTACAAAAGGCTTAGTTATAATAAAGTTAGCCTAAGTTGCACAGTGAATCGTTAAAACTTGCAATTAAAAAGGGATTTTTAGAGTCGGACCTAGCGGGGGGACACAAGATGACGGAAACAGAAATTCATGAACAATTCGTTGAAACTTATATGCATATTTTAAAATATATCGGGGATTTTGTTTCAGTACCAACCCGACCATATAAGATTACGTTTGAAGCTTATACGGTCATGCAAATGATTGCGACGAGTGAAACGGCGTTAACGTTGGTTAAAATTGCGAACGTTCAACGGGTATCTCGGAGTGCCATTGCACGACAGATTAACGTATTATTGGCTTTAAAGTATATCGAACAAACGACCAATACGCATGATCGGCGAATTAAGTATCTTTCATTAACGCCCGCGGGTCAAAAAGTTGAACAAGCGATTAGTAAAGCGTCGACGGAACGGTTCCATGACTGGTTACAGGTCTATGGGGAACAACGTGCGACAGATACGCTACGTTATATTACCGATGCTGAACAAAAGGCAACGACACTTGGATTTAGCGGTTTCAGTGGCTTACATGATAAACGTAGTGTTCATCACGGTTACCGGGATCCAAAAGCAGTTGATTAAAAATAGCGTTGCAGACAATTTTGTCTGCAACGCTATTTTTAATTAGTCGTTGTGGTATTGGTAAAACGCCAAGCGGCATAAATGAGTGTTTGTAAGCCCCACATTAAGCCAACGAAGGCTAGCATCTTGATTGACCACATGTTAAGTAGTTGTTCAATAATGTATTGGGGCGTGATTAAGAGATAGATTGAATGGAGGCGCAAGAATCGACCAACATAGACCCCGATACTAGCAAAGAGGAAGAGGACCAAGCTAATTAAAGTTCGTGCCCCAGGTAATCGGTCCAAGTGTAACCGGCGCTGGCATTCCAAGGCAACTTGATCGACGCCCCAAGTCCCGATGATAATTGAGACGATAGTAGGGCCAGCTAAGTAGGTAAAGTCACGCCACATGGTTAAGTTAAAGCGTAATAGCCCATTAACGCCATAGGGATGCAGCAGACTTAAGTGAAATAAATCGGTCATCAGATAAGGGGCGTTGGGATAAAAGAGTAACCAAATCAGAGCCAACAGCCAAAAGAGTGGGGCAGAACGGCGGCGCGTCAGCCAAAAGCTGAGTTCAATTGGAATATAGGCTAGTGTTGTATTTAGTAATAAAAAATGAAATGAATCATGAATTGTAAATGCAATTAAGCCAATGAATAGCCAATAAGCGAGCCGGACGGTCCACCGTTGTTTACCAGTCATTTGATCACCACCCCTTCCCGATTATTTTAACAGAAATAATTGTTATTCTATATTAATTAATCGCAACTTTAATAATTATTCAATTTTCAATTGAAAATTGTAAAGCGACATTGCGAATCTACACAACGCTAGCGGTTCGCCGTGCTATAATGTGAAAGTAAATATTTTTCATAAGGAGGAGGATTATGAACTTCAATTGGAGCGATTTGTTGACGGTGCAAAATTTTGTCCGGCTCCTTGACATTCTGGTCGTCTGGTTTGTCATTTATGAATTAATTGTCCTATTACGCGGGACTAAAGCGGTTCAGTTGTTCCGGGGAATTATTGTCATTGCGGTCGTTAAGTTTGTCAGCGTGGTGATTGGCTTAGATACGGTTTCTTGGATTATGGATCAAGTCATTAACTGGGCGGTCATCGCGATGGTCATCATTTTCCAGCCGGAAATCCGGCGGGGCTTGGAGCATCTTGGTCGTGGGTCGATGTTCGTGCGCGGCAAACGTCAAAATGAAGACGAAGAACGCATGATTGCGGAGCTCGATAAGGCGATTCAATATATGGCTAAACGACGGATTGGCGCTTTAATGTCAATCAAGCTTGATACTGGCTTGGAAGACTATATCGAGACTGGCATTGCGCTTGATGCCGATATTACGGGTGAGTTATTAATTAATATTTTCATCCCCAATACACCGTTACATGATGGCGCCGTGATTATTCAAGATAACCAAATTAAAGTGGCAGCGGCGTATTTACCGCTATCTGAAAGTAATCTAATTCCTAAGGAACTGGGAACACGCCATCGTGCGGCCGTTGGAATTAGTGAAGTGACGGATGCCTTAACGATTGTTATTTCAGAAGAGACTGGGGAAGTTTCAATCACTAAGGATAATGAACTCATGCGTGGCATGACGCAAGAAAATTACCTGCGTTACTTCCGGCAGGTCTTATTGACACCGGAAGATCAAACTCGCCAAAATGCGATTCAAAATTGGTTTGGTCGTATTTTCGGAGGGGGGCCCCGTAAATGAAAAAATTTATGAATAGTTCGTGGTCCTTACGACTATTAGCGTTATTATGCGCGTTGGTCTTATTTGCCTATGTTAATTCTAATAAAAGTAGTACGACTAGCCTGACTAACAATACGTCGAAAACTACGTTAACCTCTAACCGGAAAGTCACGATTAGTGCGCCCTTAGAGTTAAATGTCAATAGTACGAAGCATTTTGTGACTGGCTATCCCGAGAATGTTAAAATTACCATTGAGGGCCCGGCAGCATTAGTCACAACGACGGCCAATACACAAAACTTCAAAGTTTATGCGGATTTAACGGGCTTAGCTGCCGGCCGGCATAGTGTGAAGGTACAAGTGGATGGTTTGAATAAAGAATTAAGCTATTCGTTAAATCAGAAGTATATTCACATTAATATTCAACCGCGACGGACGGCGTCGTACAAGATTAGTGCTGATTTTAATAGCGCCAATGTTGCAGATGGTTATGAGACGGGCACGCCACGTTTGGGAACAGCGAGCGTCAAAGTTACCGGTGCGGTTAGTGAAGTTAGCAAAGTGGCTAAAGTTGTCGCAGTGGTTAACACGGAAAAAAATCTACAAAAATCAGTCAATCAACAAGCGATGATTGAGGCTTTAGATGCTAATGGACAGACGTTGAATGTGGTCTTAACGCCATCGACAACCTCCGTCTATATTCCGATTAAACAAGCGACCACGACGAAGAAAGTTGCCGTTGACTTAAATGCCAGCGGTAAGACGGCTAGTGATACCAGTTATTCATTTTCAACAGACACTAAGTCAGTTGAAGTTACTGGGACTAAAGCGGCGTTGGCAAAAATAACTAAATTACCGGTGAACGTTGATGTCTCGGGCGTTGATGAGACGACGACAAAAACAGTCGCAGTCTCCACTAGTGATGAAGATGGCCTTTCAGCGGTTAGTCCGACGACGATTAAAGTTAAGATAACTGTTAAAAATGATTGAAAATTTGAAATGAGGTAAGTATTGATGAAATATTTTGGAACTGATGGTGTGCGTGGCATTGCTAATTCTGGTTTGACACCAGAACTTGCTTTTCGTTTAGGCCGTGCTGGTGGCTATGTGTTAACGGAACATGCTGAAGACAAAGCAGCCCAACCACGGGTTTTAGTTGCACGTGATACGCGGATTTCGGGTCAAATGTTGGAAGAATCTTTAGTTGCCGGTTTACTTTCAGCTGGGATTGAAGTTTTACGCTTAGGCGTCATTACCACACCTGGGGTCGCTTATTTAGTTCGGATTCAGGATGCAGATGCTGGTGTTATGATTTCAGCGTCACATAATCCAGTGGAAGATAATGGGATTAAGTTCTTTGGTGGCGATGGCTTTAAGTTATCGGATGCTAAAGAAGAAGAAATCGAAACATTATTGGATCAACCACAAGATGATTTACCACGGCCAGCGGCGGAAGGTCTCGGCACTGTGGCTGATTTTCCTGAAGGTAATCTTAAGTATGCCCAATTCTTGGAACAAACGATTCCGGATGACTTAAGTGGGATTCATTTGGCGGTTGATGGTGCAAATGGCTCGACTAGTAACTTGGTTTCACGGATTTTTGCGGACTTAAACGTCGATTTTGAAACAATGGCGACGTCACCAGATGGGTTAAATATCAACAAAGGCGTGGGGTCGACTCATCCCGAAGCTTTAGCTAAGTTTGTCGTTGAGAAGGGCGCTCAAGTTGGGCTGGCCTTTGATGGCGATGGCGATCGGTGTATTGCAGTTGATGAACTGGGCAATGTCATTGATGGCGACAAAATCATGTACATTTGTGGGAAATTCCTCAGCGAACGCGGTAAGCTCAAGCAAGACACGGTTGTTACCACGGTTATGAGTAACATTGGGTTATACAAGGCGTTGGAAGCAGCTGGCTTACACAGCGAACAGACTCAAGTTGGTGACCGTTATGTGGTTGAAGAAATGTTGAAAGACGGTTTTAATCTCGGTGGCGAACAATCTGGTCACGTGGTATTTTTGGACTTCAATACGACTGGTGATGGGATGTTAACCGGGATTCAATTATTACACGTCATGAAAGAAACCGGTAAGAAATTATCTGAATTAGCAGCTGAAGTCACGACTTATCCACAAAAATTAGTTAATGTGAAAGTACAAGATAAGCAAGCTGCTTTGGATAATGATCCTATTAAAGCAGTTATCGGTGAAGTTGAAACCGAAATGGCCGGTGACGGTCGGGTCTTGGTTCGACCTTCTGGGACGCAAGATTTGTTACGGGTGATGGCCGAAGCGAAGACGACTGAATTAGTCGATGCTTATGTTGACCGAATCGTGACGGTCGTCCGTGATCAAGTTGGTGTTGAGTAAGTAAGATTGCAGCGCATCATCAAAAATTCATAAAAAAATCAAAAGACAAGCTAGTTAGTTGACTGGCTTGTCTTTTTAATTGGTCTACATCCCATATTCTGGGTATACCAATATATGATTCTATTGACATTTTTGAACTGAAACGTTAAAGTAATACTGTTTCTAGGAAATATACCAATCGGAGGCAAAAAGCAACCAATTCTTAATTGGTTAAAGCGGAATAGCGCCAGGACTTTAGATAATAAAGTTGACGAGGATGACGTCTATCGAAAATCGACGGGTGACGTCAGGGACTGCACTCTATAGGTCGGGTACAAAAGCTAGTCGTGAGATTAGTGACAGATAACTTGACCAAGCAGCTAGAAACAATTCAAACAATAAAGGAAGTTAAAACTTATGTGTGGAATTGTTGGCGTTACAGGTAAAGATAGTGCAGTATCAATTTTATTGAACGGTTTAAAGAAATTGGAATATCGGGGTTATGATTCAGCCGGTATCTATGTTAATGATCAGGATGGCCAAGATTATTTGGTTAAAGAAAAGGGTCGGATTGATGACCTGCGCCAAGCAGTTGGGGCTAACGTTCATGGGTCAACTGGGATTGGTCATACACGTTGGGCCACGCATGGGGCACCAAGTGTGGCCAATGCGCATCCACAAGTTTCGGCGGATGGCCGTTTCTACTTGGTGCACAATGGTGTGATCGAAAACTTTGAAGAATTAAAAGCCGACTATTTGAGCGACGTGACTTTTAAATCACAAACTGATACCGAAGTCATTGTGCAATTAGTTGACCGTTTTGTCACGCAGGAAGGCCTATCAACCTTAGTGGCTTTCCGGAAGACTTTAGGCTTATTAGGCCATTCTTCATATGGTTTCCTGTTAATGGATAAAGAAGCCCCTGATACGTTGTATGTGGCTAAAAACAAGAGCCCATTACTGATTGGGGTTGGCGACGGGTTCAACGTGGTTTGTTCTGATAGTTTAGCCATGCTTGACCAAACGAAAGACTTTTTGGAATTACATGATGGCGAAATCGTTGTGGTTAAGCCAAACGAAATTACGATTACGGACCAAGCTGGCGAAGCCGTTCAACGGGAGACGTTCCATGTGGACATTGACGCAGCACAAGCTGACAAGGGGACTTATCCATTCTACATGTTAAAAGAAATCGATGAACAACCGAATGTCATGCGGAAGTTATCTCAAGTCTACTTAAATGATGCGGGGATGCCCGTTATTAATGCCGACTTATTGGCTGAAATTAAAGCTGCTGATCGGTTATATATCGTGGCGGCCGGTACGAGTTATCATGCCGGGTTAGTTGGGGCTAGCTTGTTTGAATCCTTAGCTGGTGTTCCAACCGAAGTGCATGTCTCATCTGAGTTTGCTTACAACCAGCCATTGCTATCGAAGAAACCATTCTTCATTTTCTTAACGCAATCTGGGGAAACCGCTGATAGTCGCGAAGTTTTGTTGAATGTGAATGAACAAAACTTCCCAAGCTTAACGATTACCAATGTGCCTAATTCAACATTGTCACGGGAAGCGAGCTACACGTTGCTCTTGCATGCTGGTCCTGAAATTGCGGTAGCCTCAACTAAAGCTTATACCGCTCAGATTGCCTTACAAGCGATTTTAGCCAAGGCGTTAGGTGAAGCCAACCAAACTACTGCGGCTACCGATTTTAATGTTAAACAACAATTAGCTTTGGTTGCTAATGGGATGCAAGCACTAGTTGATGAAAAAGCCACCTTTGATAAGTTGGCACAATCAGCCTTATTACACACGCCGAATGCGTTCTATATTGGTCGGGGCTTAGACTATGCGGTTTCATTGGAAACGGCCTTGAAGTTGAAGGAAATTTCTTATGTACAAGCAGAAGGCTTTGCTTCCGGTGAATTAAAACATGGTACAATTGCGTTAATTGAAAAAGATACGCCAGTGATTGGTATTATCACGCAACAAAAGACGGCGGGCTTAACCCGTTCTAATTTACAAGAAGTCGCGGCACGTGGAGCCAAAACGATTACGATTGTGAGTGACACGCTAGCTAAAAACGATGATACGATTGTATTACCAGCAGTTGATGAACGGTTGAGCGCTTTACTTAGTGTTGTACCTGGGCAATTATTAGCTTACTATACCAGCTTGAACAAGGGCTTGGATGTTGATAAACCTCGGAACTTAGCTAAGAGTGTGACCGTAGAATAACTTAAGTCATTAGTGGGCAATGACTGCAAAGAAGCAACTTCGCATGACTAGCGGAGTTGCTTCTTTTGGCGCATAATATAAGTTAATCGTGAAGTTAAGGGAGTGGCTCTTGTGGCAATCAAACTAATTGCAACAGATTTAAATGGCACATTATTACGTGGTGATCAGTCGTATCATCAGGAACGGTTACAACGGGTTTTAAACGCATTACGGGCCCGAGGGATTCGGTTAGCCCTGACTTCTGGCAATCAATATGCCCATTTAAAGGCGCTCTTTGCACCCATCGAAGCTGATAATTTAGTGATGGTGGCGGAAAATGGCGCTTCAATCTATCAACAAGCGGCACAATTATTTGATGGGAGCTTATCAGCAGCGACGGTTAATCAGTTTATTACGGTTGATCGAAAACAAGCGTTGTTTAACAAGACCTATTTAATTTTGGTGGGTGCCCAGGGGTCGTATACCGAGCTTGGTGCGCCCCAAGCACTCTTAAAAGCGGCGCAGCAATTTTATGATAACTTACAAGAAGTGCCCAGCTTGGCGACGGTGACGGATAAAATTAAAAAAATCAGCGTATCAACAACACCAGCTGCAGCGAGCGCATTGGTAGCTGCGTTGAATAAGACGTTTGCCGGGCGCTTAGTGGCGCACGACAGTGGGTATGGCGTGATTGACTTAGTTGCTAGTAACGTCGGTAAGTTACCTGCCGTTCAATGGTTAGCCCAGCGGTTTGGGTTAGCGGCTAATGAAATTATGGCGTTTGGCGATGGCGATAATGACGTGCCATTGTTACAATATGCCGGTCTAGGAATAGCGATGCGCAATGCACCAGCTAAAATCCAAGCAGTTGCCAATCAAATTACTGCGCTTGATAATGAACATGATGGGGTTTTGGATAGTATTGAAAGCTTGGTTTTGAACAAAGCTTAGGCCTAAATTAATAAGCATCGGTGGCTAAGAATAGTCGCCGATGCTTATTAATTAGACATCATAAATATTTGAAAACTGATAAGCGGTTTGATAGGTCACTGGGACATTAGGCTCGATAATAATGTTGCCGAATTCTTTATGATGAATGGCATCGGGGAGCATTTGAGCTTGTAATGAGAGTCCTAATTGTGAGCGCATGGGCTTACCACCGTTGAGCCGATAACGGTCATCGCGATAGTTAGTCGCACTCGAAACAACGATAGCTTTGGCATTGGTTTTGAGGGTGACTTTGCGGCCACTAATCCGATCAAGCAGTTCGACTTGTGGATGAGGCGTGGTATTCAACACGAATCCATGGTGTAAGCCGCCGTTAATTTTTTTGATTTGCGGGCCAATTTCAGTCCGTTTGCGAAAATCAAACGGCGTGTTCGTAACCCATGGCAATTTACCAGTTGGCAAGCCGTGTTTATTGAGGGCTGAATATTCATCAGCGTTGATTTTGAGGACTTGGTGATCGATTAAGCGGTCAGCATTCCCGCTGAGATTGAAATAAGTATGGTTAGTTGGGTTGAAGAGGGTGGCTTTATCACTCTTACCCGTATAACTAATCGTGAATTTGCCATTGTTGTCTAAAATGAAATTGGCGGTAATTGTCATCGTCCCGGGATAGCCATTTTCACCATCAAGTGTAATGTATTGCATGACTAGGCCCACTTGATCTGCCGTTTGTAGCTTCCGTTCGAGAAACCAAGGCTCAAATGCAATCTGTGGCATGTTACCGCCGTTTAAATGGTGTTCACCAAAGTTTTGGGTGAGTTCATGGTGACGCCAAGTGGCATTTTTGATGACGCCAGCGACGCGAGCTACGGTGGCGCCAAAAAAAGATTGATAGTTAATGTAATCTTCGCCAGCATCAAAACCTAAAATGACGTTGGCGAACTGGCCAGCCTTATCATGTGTTTTGATTGCGGTAATGGTGGCGCCCCAGTCCATAATGGTCACGCTCATATGATGATTGTTCACTAATGTATAATAATTAATCCCGTTTGCTTGATGCTCAATTATTTTCATCGTCTCATTCACTCCAATGCATGCCTGACAAAATATCCGGTTACCCTTAGTATATTTCATTTTCAAACATAATGCGAACGTTTGCATGGCTCAAACAGGCGGTTATGTCTGATATTGTGCCTGAAATCACAAGCCATTAATTTTAGATTAAGCTCGTGGGGTCTAGCTTGACGGTAACCGACTTCTCTAGTACCATATAGCAGTTAGTAATACTGTGTTATTAGGATATAAATCGTAGAATATTAGGAAGTATTAAAATGACAACTGATTATAAAATTAAAGTTCAAAATGTGACCAAAGAGTTTGATTTGTTTAAGACTCGTTCGGATCAATTAAAAGCTTTTTTCTCTATTTCTAACCAGCCAATTCCAGAATTTTGGGCCTTAAAAGGCATTTCCTTGGAAGTTAATCCTGGTGAAACGTTAGGCTTAATTGGGGTCAATGGTTCTGGTAAGTCGACGTTATCGAATATCATTTCGGGCGTAATTCCCCAAACAACGGGGGTCGTGGATGTTCGCGGCGATACGTCGATTGTTGCGATTAATTCTGGCCTGCGTGGTGAGTTGACTGGGTTAGAAAACATCCGGTTGAAAGCCTTGATGATGGGAATGACCAATCATCAGATTGATACTATGTTGGATGATATTGTGGCTTTTGCGGATATTGGCGATTTTTTGTATCAACCCGTTAAGAGTTATTCGTCTGGGATGAAATCACGGCTTGGATTTTCAATTGCGGTGCACATTAATCCAGATATTCTGATTATTGATGAAGCGCTATCGGTTGGTGATGATACGTTTTATCAAAAGTGTGTGGAAAAAATTAAGGAATTTAAGGGTGAGGGTAAGACTATTATCTTCGTCAGTCATTCCTTGAAACAGATCGAAATGATTTGTGATCGGGTGGCCTGGATTCAATATGGAGACTTAAAGCAAATCGGTCCGACCGAAACAGTCGTTAAGGAATACCGAGAATTCATCAAATGGTTCAAAGCGTTATCGAAAAAAGATAAGCACAAGTATCAAAATGATGCCAAAGAATTGCAAAAACAATTTGACATTGACGCTTATCAGGCACAGGTTGTGGCCGAACGGCAAAAGGCAGAACCTGACAATCCCCATGTTGCTCGAAATGTGCAAAAGGACTTTTATGGTGGTGTGATTTCTGAAACGATGCCATGGCGAACTCGGATTTTCACTAGTGTACTGGCGATTGCGGTCGTCTTCTTAATGCTGGTTAACATTTCTGGGCATTCACTGACGAGTGTGGTCACCCATCCGTCGACGATTCTACACCCCTCAACGACCTTGACTGGGGCGGGCGTCACAAAATCAACAAAATAATTTAATTAAAATAAAAATCGTAATTATCAGAAATGATGATTACGATTTTTTGGTATCGGCGAATTAGTATTTAAGCCTTATTCGGTGAACTAATTAACTTAAAAAGATGATTTAATCAAGGCTATCGTCCTTAGTAGCTATATTTTGCTGGCTTAATTTTTGTTAATTTACGTCAACGTTGACAATTAAATAATTTATTTTCAATAATCGTTGACAACGCTTACAATATCGACTATTCTTAATTCGTAAGGTATTT
This genomic window from Lactobacillus sp. CBA3606 contains:
- a CDS encoding aldose epimerase family protein, whose translation is MKIIEHQANGINYYTLVNNHHMSVTIMDWGATITAIKTHDKAGQFANVILGFDAGEDYINYQSFFGATVARVAGVIKNATWRHHELTQNFGEHHLNGGNMPQIAFEPWFLERKLQTADQVGLVMQYITLDGENGYPGTMTITANFILDNNGKFTISYTGKSDKATLFNPTNHTYFNLSGNADRLIDHQVLKINADEYSALNKHGLPTGKLPWVTNTPFDFRKRTEIGPQIKKINGGLHHGFVLNTTPHPQVELLDRISGRKVTLKTNAKAIVVSSATNYRDDRYRLNGGKPMRSQLGLSLQAQMLPDAIHHKEFGNIIIEPNVPVTYQTAYQFSNIYDV
- the glmM gene encoding phosphoglucosamine mutase; this translates as MKYFGTDGVRGIANSGLTPELAFRLGRAGGYVLTEHAEDKAAQPRVLVARDTRISGQMLEESLVAGLLSAGIEVLRLGVITTPGVAYLVRIQDADAGVMISASHNPVEDNGIKFFGGDGFKLSDAKEEEIETLLDQPQDDLPRPAAEGLGTVADFPEGNLKYAQFLEQTIPDDLSGIHLAVDGANGSTSNLVSRIFADLNVDFETMATSPDGLNINKGVGSTHPEALAKFVVEKGAQVGLAFDGDGDRCIAVDELGNVIDGDKIMYICGKFLSERGKLKQDTVVTTVMSNIGLYKALEAAGLHSEQTQVGDRYVVEEMLKDGFNLGGEQSGHVVFLDFNTTGDGMLTGIQLLHVMKETGKKLSELAAEVTTYPQKLVNVKVQDKQAALDNDPIKAVIGEVETEMAGDGRVLVRPSGTQDLLRVMAEAKTTELVDAYVDRIVTVVRDQVGVE
- the glmS gene encoding glutamine--fructose-6-phosphate transaminase (isomerizing); translation: MCGIVGVTGKDSAVSILLNGLKKLEYRGYDSAGIYVNDQDGQDYLVKEKGRIDDLRQAVGANVHGSTGIGHTRWATHGAPSVANAHPQVSADGRFYLVHNGVIENFEELKADYLSDVTFKSQTDTEVIVQLVDRFVTQEGLSTLVAFRKTLGLLGHSSYGFLLMDKEAPDTLYVAKNKSPLLIGVGDGFNVVCSDSLAMLDQTKDFLELHDGEIVVVKPNEITITDQAGEAVQRETFHVDIDAAQADKGTYPFYMLKEIDEQPNVMRKLSQVYLNDAGMPVINADLLAEIKAADRLYIVAAGTSYHAGLVGASLFESLAGVPTEVHVSSEFAYNQPLLSKKPFFIFLTQSGETADSREVLLNVNEQNFPSLTITNVPNSTLSREASYTLLLHAGPEIAVASTKAYTAQIALQAILAKALGEANQTTAATDFNVKQQLALVANGMQALVDEKATFDKLAQSALLHTPNAFYIGRGLDYAVSLETALKLKEISYVQAEGFASGELKHGTIALIEKDTPVIGIITQQKTAGLTRSNLQEVAARGAKTITIVSDTLAKNDDTIVLPAVDERLSALLSVVPGQLLAYYTSLNKGLDVDKPRNLAKSVTVE
- a CDS encoding ABC transporter ATP-binding protein, whose translation is MTTDYKIKVQNVTKEFDLFKTRSDQLKAFFSISNQPIPEFWALKGISLEVNPGETLGLIGVNGSGKSTLSNIISGVIPQTTGVVDVRGDTSIVAINSGLRGELTGLENIRLKALMMGMTNHQIDTMLDDIVAFADIGDFLYQPVKSYSSGMKSRLGFSIAVHINPDILIIDEALSVGDDTFYQKCVEKIKEFKGEGKTIIFVSHSLKQIEMICDRVAWIQYGDLKQIGPTETVVKEYREFIKWFKALSKKDKHKYQNDAKELQKQFDIDAYQAQVVAERQKAEPDNPHVARNVQKDFYGGVISETMPWRTRIFTSVLAIAVVFLMLVNISGHSLTSVVTHPSTILHPSTTLTGAGVTKSTK
- a CDS encoding Cof-type HAD-IIB family hydrolase, whose protein sequence is MAIKLIATDLNGTLLRGDQSYHQERLQRVLNALRARGIRLALTSGNQYAHLKALFAPIEADNLVMVAENGASIYQQAAQLFDGSLSAATVNQFITVDRKQALFNKTYLILVGAQGSYTELGAPQALLKAAQQFYDNLQEVPSLATVTDKIKKISVSTTPAAASALVAALNKTFAGRLVAHDSGYGVIDLVASNVGKLPAVQWLAQRFGLAANEIMAFGDGDNDVPLLQYAGLGIAMRNAPAKIQAVANQITALDNEHDGVLDSIESLVLNKA